A section of the Dromaius novaehollandiae isolate bDroNov1 chromosome 6, bDroNov1.hap1, whole genome shotgun sequence genome encodes:
- the LOC112984814 gene encoding solute carrier family 2, facilitated glucose transporter member 9-like isoform X1: MSQAERLGLPSSPPPLPPSPFSDRGLTLTDGKGTRHCGGAITGRLTFPLLSVTLLVSFGSSTLYGYNLAVVNAPAASIKAFYNATWSQRYGHGLAPGPLTLLYSLTVSFFALGGLLGSVLVGVLVARYGRNGTLSRSTLLVLLAGASMGFSRDLGSPEMVIFGRSVMGVHSGICLSVVPLYLGEIAPKSLRGLLGLVPSIFICLGVFLAQVLGLPELLGEDRYWPLLLSVVVVPAFLQFLLLRCFPESPRYLLIERNNVHGATEALRRFLGTADVQDEIEEMREEQRALSSVETLSVWQLLRDRSVRWQTLSVAVVNAGMQLSGIDAIWFYTNTIFKDAGIPVPQIPYVTVGTGAVEIIAGLIGCVTVEKLGRRPLVLAGFCAMGLCSAGITGCRLLQAALPGMRYVAVACVVGIIAGFCTGPAGVPFLLTAELFTQAHRPAAYIVGGSLNWLSNFTVGFVFPFLQMSAGAFCYLFFCGVCLLVAIYVYLVIPETKNKTFVEISQIFAARRSFLSAPAQLIRMMKLSGYGALDNSSLEGLSPQLL, from the exons ATGAGTCAGGCAGAGAGACTGGGGctgccttcctctccccctcctctccctccttcaccCTTCTCCGACCGCGGCCTCACCCTGACAGATGGCAAAGGGACCCGGCACTGCGGCGGGGCGATCACGGGG CGCCTCACCTTCCCACTGCTGTCGGTCACTCTCCTGGTGTCCTTCGGCTCCTCCACGCTCTACGGCTACAACCTGGCCGTGGTGAACGCACCAGCAGCG TCCATTAAGGCTTTCTACAATGCCACTTGGTCCCAGCGGTATGGGCACGGGCTGGCCCCCGGCCCCCTGACCCTCCTCTACTCCCTGACCGTCTCCTTTTTCGCCCTGGGCGGGCTGCTGGGCTCCGTGCTGGTGGGGGTGCTGGTGGCACGCTACGGCAG GAATGGCACGCTGAGCCGCAGCACTCTCCTCGTCCTCCTGGCCGGCGCCTCCATGGGCTTCAGCCGGGACCTGGGGTCCCCCGAGATGGTGATTTTCGGCCGTTCCGTCATGGGGGTTCACTCGG GCATCTGTCTCAGTGTGGTGCCCCTCTACCTGGGAGAAATCGCCCCCAAGAGCCTGCGGGGTCTCCTGGGCCTCGTGCCCAGCATCTTCATCTGCCTGGGGGTTTTCTTGGCACAGGTCCTGGggctcccggagctgctgggcgAG GACAGGTACTGGCCCCTCCTCCTGTCCGTGGTGGTCGTTCCTGCCTTCCTCCAGTTCCTGCTGCTGCGCTGCTTCCCCGAGAGCCCGCGGTACCTGCTGATAGAGAGAAACAATGTCCATGGGGCCACCGAGG CCCTGCGCCGGTTCCTGGGCACTGCCGATGTGCAGGATGAGATCGAGGAGATGAGGGAGGAGCAGCGGGCGCTCTCCTCCGTGGAGACGCTCTCCGTCTGGCAGCTGCTCCGGGACCGCTCCGTCCGCTGGCAAACCCTCTCCGTGGCAGTGGTGAATGCCGGCATGCAGCTCTCGGGGATCGATGCC ATCTGGTTTTACACCAACACCATCTTCAAGGATGCCGGGATCCCAGTGCCCCAGATCCCCTACGTCACCGTGGGCACCGGAGCCGTTGAGATCATCGCGGGGCTGATCGGG TGCGTCACCGTGGAGAAGCTGGGCCGGCGGCCCCTGGTCCTCGCGGGCTTCTGCGCCATGGGCCTCTGCTCGGCGGGCATCACCGGCTGCCGGTTGCTGCAG gcagcgctgcccgggATGCGCTACGTCGCCGTCGCCTGCGTGGTCGGCATCATCGCCGGCTTCTGCACGGGACCAG CTGGCGTCCCCTTCCTGCTGACGGCCGAGCTCTTCACGCAGGCTCACCGCCCGGCCGCCTACATCGTGGGGGGGTCCCTCAACTGGCTCTCCAACTTCACCGTCGGCTTCGTCTTCCCCTTCTTGCAG ATGTCAGCCGGCGCCTTCTGCTACCTGTTTTTCTGCGGCGTCTGCCTGCTGGTGGCCATCTACGTCTACCTCGTCATCCCCGAGACCAAGAACAAAACCTTCGTGGAGATCAGCCAGATCTTCGCCGCCCGCCGCTCCTTCCTCTCCGCCCCGGCCCAGCTCATCAGGATGATGAAGCTCAGTGGCTATGGGGCCCTGGACAACAGCTCGCTGGAGGGCCTGAGCCCCCAGCTGCTCTGA
- the LOC112984814 gene encoding solute carrier family 2, facilitated glucose transporter member 9-like isoform X2, whose protein sequence is MSQAERLGLPSSPPPLPPSPFSDRGLTLTDGKGTRHCGGAITGRLTFPLLSVTLLVSFGSSTLYGYNLAVVNAPAASIKAFYNATWSQRYGHGLAPGPLTLLYSLTVSFFALGGLLGSVLVGVLVARYGRNGTLSRSTLLVLLAGASMGFSRDLGSPEMVIFGRSVMGVHSGICLSVVPLYLGEIAPKSLRGLLGLVPSIFICLGVFLAQVLGLPELLGEDRYWPLLLSVVVVPAFLQFLLLRCFPESPRYLLIERNNVHGATEALRRFLGTADVQDEIEEMREEQRALSSVETLSVWQLLRDRSVRWQTLSVAVVNAGMQLSGIDAIWFYTNTIFKDAGIPVPQIPYVTVGTGAVEIIAGLIGAALPGMRYVAVACVVGIIAGFCTGPAGVPFLLTAELFTQAHRPAAYIVGGSLNWLSNFTVGFVFPFLQMSAGAFCYLFFCGVCLLVAIYVYLVIPETKNKTFVEISQIFAARRSFLSAPAQLIRMMKLSGYGALDNSSLEGLSPQLL, encoded by the exons ATGAGTCAGGCAGAGAGACTGGGGctgccttcctctccccctcctctccctccttcaccCTTCTCCGACCGCGGCCTCACCCTGACAGATGGCAAAGGGACCCGGCACTGCGGCGGGGCGATCACGGGG CGCCTCACCTTCCCACTGCTGTCGGTCACTCTCCTGGTGTCCTTCGGCTCCTCCACGCTCTACGGCTACAACCTGGCCGTGGTGAACGCACCAGCAGCG TCCATTAAGGCTTTCTACAATGCCACTTGGTCCCAGCGGTATGGGCACGGGCTGGCCCCCGGCCCCCTGACCCTCCTCTACTCCCTGACCGTCTCCTTTTTCGCCCTGGGCGGGCTGCTGGGCTCCGTGCTGGTGGGGGTGCTGGTGGCACGCTACGGCAG GAATGGCACGCTGAGCCGCAGCACTCTCCTCGTCCTCCTGGCCGGCGCCTCCATGGGCTTCAGCCGGGACCTGGGGTCCCCCGAGATGGTGATTTTCGGCCGTTCCGTCATGGGGGTTCACTCGG GCATCTGTCTCAGTGTGGTGCCCCTCTACCTGGGAGAAATCGCCCCCAAGAGCCTGCGGGGTCTCCTGGGCCTCGTGCCCAGCATCTTCATCTGCCTGGGGGTTTTCTTGGCACAGGTCCTGGggctcccggagctgctgggcgAG GACAGGTACTGGCCCCTCCTCCTGTCCGTGGTGGTCGTTCCTGCCTTCCTCCAGTTCCTGCTGCTGCGCTGCTTCCCCGAGAGCCCGCGGTACCTGCTGATAGAGAGAAACAATGTCCATGGGGCCACCGAGG CCCTGCGCCGGTTCCTGGGCACTGCCGATGTGCAGGATGAGATCGAGGAGATGAGGGAGGAGCAGCGGGCGCTCTCCTCCGTGGAGACGCTCTCCGTCTGGCAGCTGCTCCGGGACCGCTCCGTCCGCTGGCAAACCCTCTCCGTGGCAGTGGTGAATGCCGGCATGCAGCTCTCGGGGATCGATGCC ATCTGGTTTTACACCAACACCATCTTCAAGGATGCCGGGATCCCAGTGCCCCAGATCCCCTACGTCACCGTGGGCACCGGAGCCGTTGAGATCATCGCGGGGCTGATCGGG gcagcgctgcccgggATGCGCTACGTCGCCGTCGCCTGCGTGGTCGGCATCATCGCCGGCTTCTGCACGGGACCAG CTGGCGTCCCCTTCCTGCTGACGGCCGAGCTCTTCACGCAGGCTCACCGCCCGGCCGCCTACATCGTGGGGGGGTCCCTCAACTGGCTCTCCAACTTCACCGTCGGCTTCGTCTTCCCCTTCTTGCAG ATGTCAGCCGGCGCCTTCTGCTACCTGTTTTTCTGCGGCGTCTGCCTGCTGGTGGCCATCTACGTCTACCTCGTCATCCCCGAGACCAAGAACAAAACCTTCGTGGAGATCAGCCAGATCTTCGCCGCCCGCCGCTCCTTCCTCTCCGCCCCGGCCCAGCTCATCAGGATGATGAAGCTCAGTGGCTATGGGGCCCTGGACAACAGCTCGCTGGAGGGCCTGAGCCCCCAGCTGCTCTGA
- the LOC112984814 gene encoding solute carrier family 2, facilitated glucose transporter member 9-like isoform X5, with product MSQAERLGLPSSPPPLPPSPFSDRGLTLTDGKGTRHCGGAITGRLTFPLLSVTLLVSFGSSTLYGYNLAVVNAPAAEWHAEPQHSPRPPGRRLHGLQPGPGVPRDGDFRPFRHGGSLGSWGSRSCWARTGTGPSSCPWWSFLPSSSSCCCAASPRARALRRFLGTADVQDEIEEMREEQRALSSVETLSVWQLLRDRSVRWQTLSVAVVNAGMQLSGIDAIWFYTNTIFKDAGIPVPQIPYVTVGTGAVEIIAGLIGCVTVEKLGRRPLVLAGFCAMGLCSAGITGCRLLQAALPGMRYVAVACVVGIIAGFCTGPAGVPFLLTAELFTQAHRPAAYIVGGSLNWLSNFTVGFVFPFLQMSAGAFCYLFFCGVCLLVAIYVYLVIPETKNKTFVEISQIFAARRSFLSAPAQLIRMMKLSGYGALDNSSLEGLSPQLL from the exons ATGAGTCAGGCAGAGAGACTGGGGctgccttcctctccccctcctctccctccttcaccCTTCTCCGACCGCGGCCTCACCCTGACAGATGGCAAAGGGACCCGGCACTGCGGCGGGGCGATCACGGGG CGCCTCACCTTCCCACTGCTGTCGGTCACTCTCCTGGTGTCCTTCGGCTCCTCCACGCTCTACGGCTACAACCTGGCCGTGGTGAACGCACCAGCAGCG GAATGGCACGCTGAGCCGCAGCACTCTCCTCGTCCTCCTGGCCGGCGCCTCCATGGGCTTCAGCCGGGACCTGGGGTCCCCCGAGATGGTGATTTTCGGCCGTTCCGTCATGGGGGTTCACTCGG GTCCTGGggctcccggagctgctgggcgAG GACAGGTACTGGCCCCTCCTCCTGTCCGTGGTGGTCGTTCCTGCCTTCCTCCAGTTCCTGCTGCTGCGCTGCTTCCCCGAGAGCCCGCG CCCTGCGCCGGTTCCTGGGCACTGCCGATGTGCAGGATGAGATCGAGGAGATGAGGGAGGAGCAGCGGGCGCTCTCCTCCGTGGAGACGCTCTCCGTCTGGCAGCTGCTCCGGGACCGCTCCGTCCGCTGGCAAACCCTCTCCGTGGCAGTGGTGAATGCCGGCATGCAGCTCTCGGGGATCGATGCC ATCTGGTTTTACACCAACACCATCTTCAAGGATGCCGGGATCCCAGTGCCCCAGATCCCCTACGTCACCGTGGGCACCGGAGCCGTTGAGATCATCGCGGGGCTGATCGGG TGCGTCACCGTGGAGAAGCTGGGCCGGCGGCCCCTGGTCCTCGCGGGCTTCTGCGCCATGGGCCTCTGCTCGGCGGGCATCACCGGCTGCCGGTTGCTGCAG gcagcgctgcccgggATGCGCTACGTCGCCGTCGCCTGCGTGGTCGGCATCATCGCCGGCTTCTGCACGGGACCAG CTGGCGTCCCCTTCCTGCTGACGGCCGAGCTCTTCACGCAGGCTCACCGCCCGGCCGCCTACATCGTGGGGGGGTCCCTCAACTGGCTCTCCAACTTCACCGTCGGCTTCGTCTTCCCCTTCTTGCAG ATGTCAGCCGGCGCCTTCTGCTACCTGTTTTTCTGCGGCGTCTGCCTGCTGGTGGCCATCTACGTCTACCTCGTCATCCCCGAGACCAAGAACAAAACCTTCGTGGAGATCAGCCAGATCTTCGCCGCCCGCCGCTCCTTCCTCTCCGCCCCGGCCCAGCTCATCAGGATGATGAAGCTCAGTGGCTATGGGGCCCTGGACAACAGCTCGCTGGAGGGCCTGAGCCCCCAGCTGCTCTGA
- the LOC112984814 gene encoding solute carrier family 2, facilitated glucose transporter member 9-like isoform X4, translating into MSQAERLGLPSSPPPLPPSPFSDRGLTLTDGKGTRHCGGAITGRLTFPLLSVTLLVSFGSSTLYGYNLAVVNAPAASIKAFYNATWSQRYGHGLAPGPLTLLYSLTVSFFALGGLLGSVLVGVLVARYGRNGTLSRSTLLVLLAGASMGFSRDLGSPEMVIFGRSVMGVHSGICLSVVPLYLGEIAPKSLRGLLGLVPSIFICLGVFLAQVLGLPELLGEDRYWPLLLSVVVVPAFLQFLLLRCFPESPRYLLIERNNVHGATEALRRFLGTADVQDEIEEMREEQRALSSVETLSVWQLLRDRSVRWQTLSVAVVNAGMQLSGIDAIWFYTNTIFKDAGIPVPQIPYVTVGTGAVEIIAGLIGCVTVEKLGRRPLVLAGFCAMGLCSAGITGCRLLQLGSSRPLRRQRCPGCATSPSPAWSASSPASARDQLASPSC; encoded by the exons ATGAGTCAGGCAGAGAGACTGGGGctgccttcctctccccctcctctccctccttcaccCTTCTCCGACCGCGGCCTCACCCTGACAGATGGCAAAGGGACCCGGCACTGCGGCGGGGCGATCACGGGG CGCCTCACCTTCCCACTGCTGTCGGTCACTCTCCTGGTGTCCTTCGGCTCCTCCACGCTCTACGGCTACAACCTGGCCGTGGTGAACGCACCAGCAGCG TCCATTAAGGCTTTCTACAATGCCACTTGGTCCCAGCGGTATGGGCACGGGCTGGCCCCCGGCCCCCTGACCCTCCTCTACTCCCTGACCGTCTCCTTTTTCGCCCTGGGCGGGCTGCTGGGCTCCGTGCTGGTGGGGGTGCTGGTGGCACGCTACGGCAG GAATGGCACGCTGAGCCGCAGCACTCTCCTCGTCCTCCTGGCCGGCGCCTCCATGGGCTTCAGCCGGGACCTGGGGTCCCCCGAGATGGTGATTTTCGGCCGTTCCGTCATGGGGGTTCACTCGG GCATCTGTCTCAGTGTGGTGCCCCTCTACCTGGGAGAAATCGCCCCCAAGAGCCTGCGGGGTCTCCTGGGCCTCGTGCCCAGCATCTTCATCTGCCTGGGGGTTTTCTTGGCACAGGTCCTGGggctcccggagctgctgggcgAG GACAGGTACTGGCCCCTCCTCCTGTCCGTGGTGGTCGTTCCTGCCTTCCTCCAGTTCCTGCTGCTGCGCTGCTTCCCCGAGAGCCCGCGGTACCTGCTGATAGAGAGAAACAATGTCCATGGGGCCACCGAGG CCCTGCGCCGGTTCCTGGGCACTGCCGATGTGCAGGATGAGATCGAGGAGATGAGGGAGGAGCAGCGGGCGCTCTCCTCCGTGGAGACGCTCTCCGTCTGGCAGCTGCTCCGGGACCGCTCCGTCCGCTGGCAAACCCTCTCCGTGGCAGTGGTGAATGCCGGCATGCAGCTCTCGGGGATCGATGCC ATCTGGTTTTACACCAACACCATCTTCAAGGATGCCGGGATCCCAGTGCCCCAGATCCCCTACGTCACCGTGGGCACCGGAGCCGTTGAGATCATCGCGGGGCTGATCGGG TGCGTCACCGTGGAGAAGCTGGGCCGGCGGCCCCTGGTCCTCGCGGGCTTCTGCGCCATGGGCCTCTGCTCGGCGGGCATCACCGGCTGCCGGTTGCTGCAG CTCGGGTCGTCTCGTCCCCTCCgcaggcagcgctgcccgggATGCGCTACGTCGCCGTCGCCTGCGTGGTCGGCATCATCGCCGGCTTCTGCACGGGACCAG CTGGCGTCCCCTTCCTGCTGA
- the LOC112984814 gene encoding solute carrier family 2, facilitated glucose transporter member 9-like isoform X3 — protein MSQAERLGLPSSPPPLPPSPFSDRGLTLTDGKGTRHCGGAITGRLTFPLLSVTLLVSFGSSTLYGYNLAVVNAPAASIKAFYNATWSQRYGHGLAPGPLTLLYSLTVSFFALGGLLGSVLVGVLVARYGRSWGSRSCWARTGTGPSSCPWWSFLPSSSSCCCAASPRARALRRFLGTADVQDEIEEMREEQRALSSVETLSVWQLLRDRSVRWQTLSVAVVNAGMQLSGIDAIWFYTNTIFKDAGIPVPQIPYVTVGTGAVEIIAGLIGCVTVEKLGRRPLVLAGFCAMGLCSAGITGCRLLQAALPGMRYVAVACVVGIIAGFCTGPAGVPFLLTAELFTQAHRPAAYIVGGSLNWLSNFTVGFVFPFLQMSAGAFCYLFFCGVCLLVAIYVYLVIPETKNKTFVEISQIFAARRSFLSAPAQLIRMMKLSGYGALDNSSLEGLSPQLL, from the exons ATGAGTCAGGCAGAGAGACTGGGGctgccttcctctccccctcctctccctccttcaccCTTCTCCGACCGCGGCCTCACCCTGACAGATGGCAAAGGGACCCGGCACTGCGGCGGGGCGATCACGGGG CGCCTCACCTTCCCACTGCTGTCGGTCACTCTCCTGGTGTCCTTCGGCTCCTCCACGCTCTACGGCTACAACCTGGCCGTGGTGAACGCACCAGCAGCG TCCATTAAGGCTTTCTACAATGCCACTTGGTCCCAGCGGTATGGGCACGGGCTGGCCCCCGGCCCCCTGACCCTCCTCTACTCCCTGACCGTCTCCTTTTTCGCCCTGGGCGGGCTGCTGGGCTCCGTGCTGGTGGGGGTGCTGGTGGCACGCTACGGCAG GTCCTGGggctcccggagctgctgggcgAG GACAGGTACTGGCCCCTCCTCCTGTCCGTGGTGGTCGTTCCTGCCTTCCTCCAGTTCCTGCTGCTGCGCTGCTTCCCCGAGAGCCCGCG CCCTGCGCCGGTTCCTGGGCACTGCCGATGTGCAGGATGAGATCGAGGAGATGAGGGAGGAGCAGCGGGCGCTCTCCTCCGTGGAGACGCTCTCCGTCTGGCAGCTGCTCCGGGACCGCTCCGTCCGCTGGCAAACCCTCTCCGTGGCAGTGGTGAATGCCGGCATGCAGCTCTCGGGGATCGATGCC ATCTGGTTTTACACCAACACCATCTTCAAGGATGCCGGGATCCCAGTGCCCCAGATCCCCTACGTCACCGTGGGCACCGGAGCCGTTGAGATCATCGCGGGGCTGATCGGG TGCGTCACCGTGGAGAAGCTGGGCCGGCGGCCCCTGGTCCTCGCGGGCTTCTGCGCCATGGGCCTCTGCTCGGCGGGCATCACCGGCTGCCGGTTGCTGCAG gcagcgctgcccgggATGCGCTACGTCGCCGTCGCCTGCGTGGTCGGCATCATCGCCGGCTTCTGCACGGGACCAG CTGGCGTCCCCTTCCTGCTGACGGCCGAGCTCTTCACGCAGGCTCACCGCCCGGCCGCCTACATCGTGGGGGGGTCCCTCAACTGGCTCTCCAACTTCACCGTCGGCTTCGTCTTCCCCTTCTTGCAG ATGTCAGCCGGCGCCTTCTGCTACCTGTTTTTCTGCGGCGTCTGCCTGCTGGTGGCCATCTACGTCTACCTCGTCATCCCCGAGACCAAGAACAAAACCTTCGTGGAGATCAGCCAGATCTTCGCCGCCCGCCGCTCCTTCCTCTCCGCCCCGGCCCAGCTCATCAGGATGATGAAGCTCAGTGGCTATGGGGCCCTGGACAACAGCTCGCTGGAGGGCCTGAGCCCCCAGCTGCTCTGA